From the genome of Xiphophorus couchianus chromosome 6, X_couchianus-1.0, whole genome shotgun sequence, one region includes:
- the eif2b3 gene encoding translation initiation factor eIF2B subunit gamma produces the protein MELQAVLMAAGGGSRMTDLTYNTPKPMLPVGNKPLMWYPLNLLERVGFEEVIVITTKEVQKMMSTDSKMKRDIKMKMEVVCVPEDGDMGTADALRHIQQKIKTDILVVSCDLITDVALHEVVDLFRAHNATLAMLMSKAHEFTETVPGQKGKKRTAEQRDFVGVDQSGKRLLFMANEADLEDGLSVRKSIIRKHPRMHIKTGLVDAHLYCLKKAVVDFLTENKSISSIRGELVPYLVRKQFSKTTNSQKVKEDLEDQTQKKNDCSTNHELLISSRDEPLLQLAQERSCWNDHRGDMSEAYHGGKLRCYVHIMEQGLCYRVNTLAAYIEANRQAPKLFEEPPVHPSAVISERCQVGSDSIIGERCQIAEKTSIKRSTIGISSNVKEKVKVTNSIVMHSVTIEEGCNIQGSVICSNAIIGRGADLKYCLVGNGQRIEPEVERTNEVIVGTDQLMEI, from the exons ATGGAGCTCCAGGCGGTGCTGATGGCGGCCGGGGGTGGATCACGTATGACAGATCTGACATACAACACCCCCAAACCCATGCTGCCTGTAGGCAACAAACCACTGATGTGGTATCCCCTGAACCTGCTTGAGAGAGTGGGCTTTGAAG AGGTTATAGTGATCACCACTAAAGAAGTCCAGAAGATGATGAGTACAGACTCTAAAATGAAGCGGGACATAAAGATGAAGATGGAGGTTGTTTGTGTCCCAGAAGATGGAGACATGGGCACTGCCGATGCTCTCAGACACATTCAGCAGAAGATCAAG ACTGACATCCTGGTGGTGAGTTGTGACCTTATAACCGATGTGGCTCTTCATGAGGTGGTCGACCTTTTCAGAGCCCACAATGCAACACTGGCTATGCTCATGAGCAAAGCCCATGAGTTCACAGAGACTGTACCGGgccagaaagggaaaaaaaggacag CTGAACAGAGGGACTTTGTCGGTGTGGATCAGTCAGGGAAGAGACTACTCTTTATGGCCAATGAAGCAGATCTGGAAGACGGACTTTCAGTCAGGAAGTCTATTATAAGAAA ACATCCCAGGATGCACATCAAAACAGGCCTGGTGGACGCTCACCTCTACTGTCTGAAAAAAGCAGTTGTTGACTTTCTCACGGAAAACAA gtCCATTTCATCAATCCGAGGAGAGTTGGTACCGTACTTGGTGCGCAAACAATTTTCCAAAACCACTAACAGCCAGAAGGTGAAAGAAGATTTGGAGGATCAGACCCAGAAAAAGAATGACTGCTCTACAAACCATG AGCTGCTCATCTCATCGCGGGACGAGCCTCTACTCCAGCTGGCCCAGGAGCGGTCCTGTTGGAATGACCACCGCGGTGACATGAGTGAGGCCTACCACGGAGGAAAGCTCCGCTGCTATGTTCACATTATGGAGCAGGGTCTGTGCTACCGTGTTAACACTCTTGCTGCTTACATAGAGGCAAACAGGCAG GCCCCAAAGCTTTTTGAGGAACCACCAGTTCATCCATCTGCTGTCATTTCTGAGAGATGTCAG GTGGGGTCAGACAGCATCATTGGGGAACGGTGCCAGATAGCAGAAAAGACTTCCATAAAAAGATCAACTATTGGAATATCCAGCAACGTGAAAGAAAAGGTCAAAGTCACCAACTCCATTGTTATGCATTCGGTCACCATAGAGGAAGG ATGCAATATCCAAGGCAGCGTAATCTGCAGTAATGCAATCATTGGCAGGGGAGCCGACCTCAAATATTGTTTGGTTGGAAATGGACAACGAATTGAGCCAGAAG TTGAACGGACAAATGAAGTCATTGTTGGAACGGACCAACTGATGGAGATTTAG